The Apium graveolens cultivar Ventura unplaced genomic scaffold, ASM990537v1 ctg6072, whole genome shotgun sequence genome includes a region encoding these proteins:
- the LOC141703008 gene encoding uncharacterized protein LOC141703008, which translates to MSIDPERRNDNNPGAWALKVDGSSINERSGAGLILKSPEGFTIQTAISFGFAATNNQAEYEALIVGLKVAKTLRIQDLKIYSDSQIVVKKTNGEYRAKDPVLAKYQALVQSNLALIPETQVLQICIEENSETDTLSKLVQNSSDLDCSVYFEELQKPIIESEEVM; encoded by the coding sequence ATGAGCATTGACCCAGAGAGAAGAAATGATAATAACCCGGGagcctgggctctcaaagttgatggATCCTCAATAAATGAAAGGTCAGGAGCAGGGCTCATTCTAAAGAGCCCAGAAGGTTTCACAATTCAAACTGCCATATCCTTTGGCTTCGCAGCAACCAACAACCAGGCAGAGTATGAAGCGCTGATAGTAGGATTGAAGGTAGCAAAAACCCTCAGGATCCAGGATCTCAAAATCTATAGTGACTCACAGATCGTAGTAAAGAAAACAAATGGCGAGTATAGagccaaggatccagttctagccaagtaccaggctctggtccaaagcAACCTTGCCTTAATACCAGAAACACAAGTCCTTCAAATCTGTATAGAGGAGAATTCAGAGACTGATACACTATCTAAACTGGTTCAAAACTCATCAGACCtggattgctccgtctacttcgaagaGTTACAGAAACCAATCATAGAATCTGAAGAAGTCATGTAA